One part of the Salmo salar chromosome ssa28, Ssal_v3.1, whole genome shotgun sequence genome encodes these proteins:
- the LOC106589873 gene encoding Usher syndrome type-1G protein homolog, with amino-acid sequence MSQAIRAGGTMNDKYHRAARDGYLDLLREATRKQLNAPDEDGMTPTLWAAYHGNLDALRLVVGRGGDPDKCDIWGNTPLHLAAANGHHSCLSFLVSFGANVWCLDNDYHTPLDMAATKSHMDCVRYLDSIAAKQSVLNPKLVGKLKDRAFRAAERRIKDCVKMQQKHHQRLERKFLKESIASDNSDAMSFSSYNSSSTLSRKLPQFNTVTSNMPYSQATVHSTAKGRTKIHKKLEKKKQVDGTFKIYEDGRKSVRSLSGLQLGQDVMFLKQGTYANSKDRSRLNIRDMFPHHGNNHDYHDNDHYDDNERADTISHISRAISDPVLHEAAYSEISTDSGRDSLFTRPGLGTMVFRRNYVSDGLFGIGARDEGSVAGSEPVGRAPNVRLRGRLPRRQPSLDDAIKIDSIVSALSLQERNLQGLPWEEADVGLDEELPWEETDVGLDEELEPESGRLETFLASQSLGEFMPIFRREKIDLEALLLCSDQDLTSIHVPLGPRKKLLKACKRRLDTLEEPEGIKDTEL; translated from the exons ATGAGCCAGGCTATCAGAGCCGGAGGCACTATGAACGACAAGTACCACCGGGCCGCTCGGGATGGCTACCTGGACCTACTCAGAGAGGCCACTCGGAAGCAGCTCAACGCGCCCGATGAAGACGGAATGACACCGACGTTATGGGCTGCGTACCACGGCAACCTTGACGCGCTCCGGCTCGTTGTGGGAAGAGG agGTGACCCTGACAAGTGTGATATCTGGGGCAACACGCCGCTCCATCTGGCCGCCGCCAACGGCCACCACAGCTGCCTGTCCTTCCTGGTATCGTTCGGTGCCAATGTGTGGTGCCTGGACAATGACTACCACACGCCCCTCGACATGGCCGCCACCAAGAGCCACATGGACTGTGTCCGATACCTGGACTCCATCGCCGCCAAGCAGTCTGTCCTCAACCCCAAG CTGGTGGGCAAGCTGAAAGACAGAGCATTCCGTGCAGCGGAAAGGAGGATAAAGGACTGTGTGAAGATGCAGCAGAAACACCACCAGCGGCTGGAGAGAAAGTTCCTGAAGGAGAGCATAGCGTCGGATAACTCAGACGCCATGAGTTTCTCTAGTTATAACAGCAGCAGCACGCTAAGCCGCAAGCTTCCTCAGTTCAACACTGTCACTTCCAACATGCCATACtcacag GCCACTGTACACTCCACAGCCAAGGGGAGGACCAAGATTCACAAGAAGCTAGAGAAGAAGAAACAGGTGGACGGCACCTTTAAGATCTACGAGGATGGGAGGAAGAGTGTTCGCTCGCTGTCTGGCCTTCAGCTTGGCCAGGACGTCATGTTCCTCAAGCAG GGCACTTACGCCAACTCTAAGGACCGCTCGCGCCTCAACATCCGGGACATGTTCCCTCACCACGGCAACAACCACGATTACCATGACAACGACCACTACGATGATAACGAACGTGCCGACACCATCTCCCACATCTCCCGTGCCATCAGCGACCCGGTTCTCCATGAGGCCGCCTATTCCGAGATCAGCACTGACTCGGGCCGTGACTCCCTTTTCACCCGGCCCGGTCTTGGAACCATGGTGTTCCGACGGAACTACGTCTCCGATGGCCTCTTCGGCATTGGAGCCCGGGACGAGGGTTCCGTGGCTGGCTCCGAGCCGGTGGGCCGTGCCCCTAACGTCCGCCTCCGTGGCCGTCTCCCCCGGCGCCAGCCCAGCCTGGATGATGCAATAAAGATAGACAGCATCGTGAGCGCCCTGAGCCTCCAGGAGAGGAACCTGCAGGGGCTGCCCTGGGAGGAGGCTGACGTGGGCCTGGACGAGGAGCTGCCCTGGGAGGAGACTGACGTGGGCCTGGACGAGGAGCTGGAGCCTGAGAGCGGACGCCTGGAGACTTTTCTGGCCTCCCAGAGCCTGGGGGAGTTCATGCCCATCTTCAGGAGGGAGAAGATTGACCTCGAAgccctgttgctctgctcagacCAGGACCTGACCTCCATACACGTCCCACTGGGACCCAGGAAGAAGCTGCTAAAGGCTTGTAAGAGACGGCTGGACACCCTAGAGGAACCAGAGGGCATCAAGGACACTGAGCTCTGA